ACCGCCCCGCGAACCAGCCGCCGCGGGCCAGCGCGACGACCATGTCCGGCTCGAAGTCGGCCCGTTTCACCGCGTTCGAGACGTTGCGGCAGAGCCCGTAGATGTACTCCCAGTTGGTGAGGGTGCAGTCGAAGTCGTCCGGGAGGTCGCTCATACGGCCGTTCCTCCCACCCGCGCGCTCATAAGGGTTTAGCAACGCTGCCGGAGGGGAGGAGACGGCGACGATCCCCACACTGGTCCGCGCAGGGTTACGGCGGTGGCGTGCGCCTCCGAGCGGGCCATCGGCCCGCGAGGAGCGCGCGCGAGGGACGCGGCGACCGAAGGGAGCCGCGAGGCTGGGGAGGCGTGAGGCGCGGTTGCAGTGCGGGGCGGGACTCAAAGGGGCAGCCGGGAGGGCAACGCAGACGACGCAAGCACCGCAACGAGGGAGCGTCAGCGACCGAGTGAGGCGCGCAGCGAGTGTGCGTTGCCCTCCCGGCTGGGGCTTTGGAGGTGTTCAGTGTCGATCCGCTGTCAACGATTTATAAGTAAGCGGCTGGGGCTTTGAAGACCTTCACCGTGTTAGCAACAGTGGCGCATCGCCGGGAACCGCGAAAACAAATTTCAGAAATCACGCCGACTAGACTCGATTACGCATCGTATCGGTCCCGACACGATTTAGGTGACCCGCCCGCAACGGGTCGGTAATGAGCACTCAGGCCGCGACGGAGGAGCGGACGGTCGTGATCGGGCTGGAGGTCCACGTCCAGCTCGAGACCGACACGAAAATCTTCTGCGGCTGTTCGACGGAGCCCGAGGCGGACGAAGAACCGAACACGCGCACGTGTCCGACCTGCCTCGGCCTGCCGGGCGCGCTGCCGGTCCTCAACGAGGGCGCCGTCGAGGCCGCCGTGAAGGTGGGGAAGGCGATCGACGCCGACATCCCCGAGACGACGACGTTCCACCGGAAGAACTATTACTACCCCGACCTGCCGAAGAACTTCCAGCTCACCCAGTACGACGCCCCGATCTGCCAGTCAGGGGAGCTGGAGGTGCGCGTCGACAGCGAGCCCCGGACCATCGGGATCACCCGGGCGCACTTAGAGGAGGACCCCGGAAGCCTCCAGCACGCCGGCGGCTCCATCGAGTCGGCGACGCACACGCTCGTCAACTACAACCGCGCCGGGACGCCCCTGATGGAGATCGTCACGGAGCCCGACTTCCGGTCGCCCGCGGAGACCCGGGCGTTCCTCGCGAAGCTCGAAGAGGTCCTCGAATATCTCGGCGTCTTCGACCCGACCCGCGACGGGAGCCTGCGCGTCGACGCCAACGTCTCCTTAGTCCCGGAAGAGGAGGTCGACGACGACGGGACGATCACCGACGAGGCCCTCGCGGACGTGAACCGCGCGGAGGTGAAGAACATCTCCAGCCACAAGGGCGCCGAGCAGGCGCTCGCGTACGAGGTCACCCGCCAGGAGAACGTGCTCCGGCGCGGCCGCGAGATCGAACAGGAGACCCGCCACTGGGACGAGGCGCGCGGGGTCACCGTCTCGATGCGCTCGAAGGAGGCCGAGAAGGACTACCGCTACTTCCGGGAGGCGGACCTCCCCGCGCTGGAGGTGTCGGACTGGAAGGCGCGAATTCCGATCCCGGAGCTGCCGGACGCCCGCCGCGAGCGCTTCCGCGAGGAGTACGGACTCGACCGCGAGTCCGCCTCGAAGCTCACCTCGACGAAGGCGGTCGCCGACTTCTTCGAGGACGTCGCCGAGTCGTTCGACCCCGACCTCGCCGCGACGTGGGTCGCCGACAACCTGCTCGGCGAGCTGAACTACCGCGAGATGGCGATCACGGACGTCGAGGGGCGCCTCGACGAGTTCACGCGCCTGATCGAGCTGGTCGACGCCGGGGAGCTCACGGTGAAGAACGCCGAGGAGGTCGTCCTGCGCGAGATGCTCGACGCGGGCGAGGACCCCGAGACGGTCATCGAACGCGAGGGGCTCGGCGTCGCCGAATCTGGAGAGGTCGAGACCGCCGTCGACGCCGCAATCGACGACAATCCCGACGCGGTCGCCGACTACCACGACGGCGACGAGGGAGCGATCAACTTCCTCGTCGGTCAGGTGATGCAGGAGACGGGCGGCAGCGCCGACCCCGGCGAGGTGAACGGGCTGCTCCGCGAGCGGCTGGACGGGTAAGTCCCCGATGAACGTCGCCGTCGAGGTCGTCGGCGAGGGGACCCGCGAGGTCGACCTCGCCGACGACGCGACCTACGCGGATCTCATCCGCGAGACGGGGTACCACCCGCAGGAGGCGTCGGTCCTCGTCGACGGCTCCCCGGTCCCCGGCGACCGCGTCGTCGACGCCGACGAGGTCCGACTGCTCCGGCTGATAAAAGGCGGCGCGACGGACGGCGGCGTGCGGGACCGAACCGCGACGGACGACGGCGCGTGAGCGGGGAGCGCAATGCGGACGAAGCGGGCGAAGCGGACGACGCGGACGACGTCGACGACCTCGCAACATCGGCCCCCGACGGGTTCGCGATCGGGCCCGCCGACCCCGACGACCGGCTCGACGTCCTCCGCGTGCTCGACGCCGCGATGCTGGAGACGGAGGCCGAGACGGTCGACGCCGCGATCGACGCGGGCGACGCGCTCGTCGCCAGATTCGAACGGACGGGCGCGGTCGTCGGCGCGCTGGTCGCGACGCGCCCCGAGCCGGGGCGGCTCCACGTCGACGCCGTGGCCGTCCGGCGGGCGCGTCGCGGTCGCGGAGTCGGCTCCGCGCTCGTCGCCGCGGCGGTCCGGCGCGCCGAGCGCGACGCCGCGGTCGCGGTCGTCACCGCGGCGTTCGAGGCCGGCCTGCGGGATTTCTACGAGGGACTCGGATTCGCGGTCCGACCCGTCGACGACGCGGACGACACCGCGGCGGGCGGATCGGACCGCCTCGCGGGGCGGGCGTCGGTAAACGGGCGCGAGCCGACGTGAACCGCGCGCAAGCGGTGCGTCCGACTCGCGGCTGACTGACCTTTTTCCGCGTGGTATGTGTACTCATATCTTGCTCAAAGAATGCCCTCTACATCCGGCTCATCCGAGACGTCCGGTGGTATCGACGTCGAGACGGCGGACCCCGAGGACGGTCGGCAGCGCAGACCGAGCGCGACCGCGGGCGTTCGCCCGGACAGCGACCCCCGTTCCGACTATCACCACCGCGTCCGCATCGCCGCGCTCGCGGCCGAACGCGAAGTGCTCGACGAGCGGGTGACCGCGCTCACGGACGAGATGGAGGCGCTCGAAGCGGAGGTGGAAGCGCTCGAACGAGCCGTCGAGTCGGAGGAACGGCAGCGGCAGCAGGTCATCGACAGCTACGAGACGATCGTCAGAGAGCGGTCGGAGGCCGACCGCGAGAGCGGAGCGGAGGCTCCCGCGGAGAGGGAGGCCACGGATCGGGGACCGCTGGCGGCGGTCGCGTCCCGGATCGGACGAGCGGTGGCGCGGCTGCGACGCTCGGACGACTGACCGGAGTCCGCGTCCGTTTCGGGGCGCACATCCGTTTCGGGGCGCGTCGGTCCGGAGGGGAGCTCGCATCCGATGTCCATTTCCGGGTCGACCCCGTCGTTCCGGGCATGAACGCCGATTCGCCAGCGGTTTCGACGAGCACTGGGCCGCGATCAGTGGTGGGAGACGCATGAGCGGAAAAGACGAGTACTACAACCGGTCGAAACAGCAGGGGTACCGGAGTCGGGCCTCCTACAAGCTGAAACAGCTCGACGAGGACGCGGACCTGTTCGAGCGCGGCGACACCGTCGTCGACCTCGGTGCCGCGCCGGGCGGGTGGCTCCAGGTCGCCGCCGAGGAGGTCGGCGAGTCGGGGACCGTCGTCGGCGTCGACCTCCAGCGCATCGACGACCTCGAGGAGCACGACGTGGAGACGATCCGCGGCGACATGACCGAGGAGCGCACCCGTCACTACCTCCGCGAGGCGGTCGGGGAGCGCGGCGCCGACGTGGTGCTCTCCGACATGGCGCCGAACATGACCGGCGAGTACGCGCTCGACCACGCCCGGTCGATCCACCTCGCCAGGCAGGCGTTCGACGTGGCCGAGGAGCTGCTCGCCCCCGGCGGCGACTTCGTCGTGAAGGCGTTCCAGGGCGAGGACTTAGACGCCTTCCGCGAGGACGTACGCGCCGAGTTCGAGTACCTCCGGACCGTCTCCCCGCCGGCCTCCCGCGACTCCTCCTCGGAGGTGTACCTCGTCGCCAAAGGGCTCAACACGGCCCCCGTCGAGGCGGGCGACCGGCTTGAGGTGACGATCGAGGAGCTCGGCGACGAGGGCGACGGGATCGCGTACGTCGAGGGGTACTCCCTCTTCGTCCCCGACGCCGCGGTCGGCGAGACGCTGACGGTCGAGATCGACGAGGCGAAGCCGCGGTTCGGCTTCGCCGAGCGCGTGGACGGCGACGACGAGTAGCTGTCACGTTCGCAGACGACCGGCGACGTATCGGCCTCAGGACGCGTCGGCCTCAGGCCGCGTCCGCGCGCCGGACCCACTCGCGGAGGGTGAACCCCTCGTACTCCGTCTCGTCGACCACGCGCCACTCCGTCTCGTCCCACGCCGGGAACCGGGTGTCGCCCTCGTAGGCGCCGTCGACGTGGCTGAGGACCATCCGGTCGACGCGCGGCTGGAACAGCTCGTATATCGCCCCGCCGCCGAGGACGTAGACGGGGGCGTCGGGGTCGGCGTCCGTAACGTCGTCGGCCGGTCCCGTTCCGACGGGCGCCGTCTCGCCGGCGACGTCGACGGCGGCGTGCGACTCGCCGGCGACGCCGTCGATCGCACCCGAAGCGGGAGGTTCGCCGACGAGCACGCGGGCGAGATCGATCGCCGCGTCCGCGTCGCCGGCGACGACCGCGGTCGGCTCGTCGATCGCGTCGAGGCTGCGGCTCACGACGATCTGCCGGCGTCCGGGGAGGTCGCCGCGCATGGATTCGAAGGTTCGGCGGCCCAAGACGACGGGCGAGTCGGCGACGCGTTCGCGGTACTGACGGACATCCTCGGGGAGGGCCGGCCACGGGACGCCGCCGTCGTTCCCGATCACCCGGTTCTCCGCGAGCGCCGCGACGCTGACGAGTTGCACGGGAGCGATAGGGACGGCGGCGGTAAAAAGCGGTCGGCGAGGGTGCTGCGTCGGGACCGCGGCTATTCGGCCAGTCCGAGCAGATCGAACGGGTACCCGTTGTCGACCTCGTCGGCCTGCTCGTAGACGACGCGGGCGGCCGCGACGTCTTGGATCGCGAGCCCGGTGGAGTCGAAGACGGTGACGCCCGTGACGCCATCCGCGCCCGTGCCGGGGGCGTTCCCGCCGGCGTCGATCCCCGCGCGACCGGGGCGGGTGCCGACGACGATCTCGCCGATCTCGCCGTAGATGTCGTCGTCCGTGAGCGTCCCCGCCGCGTACGGGACGTTGATCTCGCCGGAGTGGGTGCACTGCTCGCGGTCGTCGATGACGACCGTGGCGTCGAGCAGGAGCTCGTCCGCCAGCTCGTGTTTCCCCGCCGCGTCGGCGCCCATCGCGTTGACGTGGGTGTGATCGCCGACGTCGTCGAGGCCGACGACGGGGTCCTCGACGGGCGTCACCGTCGAGAGCACGTCGCAGTGGCCGGCCTCGCTGATCGAGCCGCCCCTGACGTCGAACCGGTCGTCGAAGGCGTCGACGAAGCGGGCGACGCGCTCCTCGTCGAGGTCGCTGACCACGACCTCCTCGATGTCGCGCACCTCCGAGATGGCCTCCAGCTGCGTGTACGACTGGACGCCCGCGCCGACGATCCCGAGCGAGGTCGCGTCGGGGACCGCGAGGTGGTCGGTGGCGACCGCGGCGGCCGCGCCCGTGCGCTTCATCGTGAGCGTCGTGCCGTCGAGGATCGCGAGCGGGAACGCCGTCTCGGGGTCGGAGTAGATCATCGTCCCCATCACGGTCGGGAGGTCGTGGTCGGCGGGGTTGTCGGTGTGGACGTTCACCCACTTGATCCCGGCCGCGTCCCAGCCGGTCTCCTCGGCGGTGTCCTCGGTCCTGACGTCGAGGTAGGCGGGCATCGACCGGAAGTCGCCGTTGTACTCCGGGAGGTCGATGTACGACTTCGCGGGCATCTTCGCGTTCCCGCGCTCGTAGGCCGTGAACGCGCCGCGCACCGCGTCGATGACGCGGTCCATGCGGGCGTTCTCGTCGACGTCGTCGGCGTTGAGAAGCAGCGTCTGCATGTCGCAAGCTTTGCCGGTCGGGTACTTGAACCCTGTTGGATCGGCCGCGGACGGAGGGATCCCCGTGGAGTCGCGAGTGCAGCGAGCGACGTGACCGGGGATTCGGAAGCGTTCACCGTACCACCGGCAGCGACGTAGTACAGTCGGGAACACGATTATACGCGCTCACCGCCCATATCGACCCATGAGTCTCTCGCTCGACGCCGACCAGCTCGACCGGTACTCCAGGCACGTCATCATGGACGAGGTCGGCCCGGAGGGACAGCGACGCCTCCTCGACGGCAGCGCCCTCGTCATCGGGGCGGGCGGGCTCGGCGCCCCCGTCATCCAGTACCTCGCGGCCGCGGGAGTCGGGACGCTCGGGATCGTCGACGACGACGTCGTCGAGCGCTCGAACCTCCAGCGGCAGGTGGTCCACGGCGACGCCGACGTGGGCGAGCCGAAGGTCGAGTCCGCGGCGCGGTGCGTCGACCGGCTCAACCCCGACGTCGACGTGGCGACGCACGAGATCCGCCTCGACGAGGGGAACGTGCACGACCTGCTCGCCGGCCACGACGTCGTCGTCGACTGCGCGGACAACTTCCGGACGCGGTACGTCGTCAACGACGCGGCCCGGATCGAGGGGCTACCCGTCGTCCACGGCGCGATCTACAAGTTCGAGGGGCAGGCGACGACGCTCGTCCCCGACGGCCCCTGCTACCGGTGTCTGTTCCCGGAGGCGCCGGAGCCCGGAACGGTGCCCGACTGCGCGGCGACGGGCGTGCTCGGCGTGCTCCCGGGTACGGTCGGGTGCATCCAGGCGACCGAGGCGATCAAGCTCCTCCTCGACGCCGGGGAGACGCTCGACGGCCGGCTCCTCTTCTACGACGCGATGGACCTGACCTTCGAGACGGTCCCCTACCGCCGGAATCCGGACTGTCCGGTGTGCGGCGACGACGGCATCGAGACGATCGACGGGATAGACTACTCGGGCGGCTGTCGCGTGGACGCGGACTAGCGTCTCCGGCGAGGCTCCCGCGTCGGTCCGACCGCCGCTCACAGGGAGCGCTCGGTCATCGCCGGGCCGCCGCCCGCGCCAGAGCCGTCGGCGGCGAACCCCG
Above is a window of Halorubrum depositum DNA encoding:
- the gatB gene encoding Asp-tRNA(Asn)/Glu-tRNA(Gln) amidotransferase subunit GatB; this encodes MSTQAATEERTVVIGLEVHVQLETDTKIFCGCSTEPEADEEPNTRTCPTCLGLPGALPVLNEGAVEAAVKVGKAIDADIPETTTFHRKNYYYPDLPKNFQLTQYDAPICQSGELEVRVDSEPRTIGITRAHLEEDPGSLQHAGGSIESATHTLVNYNRAGTPLMEIVTEPDFRSPAETRAFLAKLEEVLEYLGVFDPTRDGSLRVDANVSLVPEEEVDDDGTITDEALADVNRAEVKNISSHKGAEQALAYEVTRQENVLRRGREIEQETRHWDEARGVTVSMRSKEAEKDYRYFREADLPALEVSDWKARIPIPELPDARRERFREEYGLDRESASKLTSTKAVADFFEDVAESFDPDLAATWVADNLLGELNYREMAITDVEGRLDEFTRLIELVDAGELTVKNAEEVVLREMLDAGEDPETVIEREGLGVAESGEVETAVDAAIDDNPDAVADYHDGDEGAINFLVGQVMQETGGSADPGEVNGLLRERLDG
- the samp2 gene encoding ubiquitin-like small modifier protein SAMP2, translating into MNVAVEVVGEGTREVDLADDATYADLIRETGYHPQEASVLVDGSPVPGDRVVDADEVRLLRLIKGGATDGGVRDRTATDDGA
- a CDS encoding GNAT family N-acetyltransferase gives rise to the protein MSGERNADEAGEADDADDVDDLATSAPDGFAIGPADPDDRLDVLRVLDAAMLETEAETVDAAIDAGDALVARFERTGAVVGALVATRPEPGRLHVDAVAVRRARRGRGVGSALVAAAVRRAERDAAVAVVTAAFEAGLRDFYEGLGFAVRPVDDADDTAAGGSDRLAGRASVNGREPT
- a CDS encoding RlmE family RNA methyltransferase, coding for MSGKDEYYNRSKQQGYRSRASYKLKQLDEDADLFERGDTVVDLGAAPGGWLQVAAEEVGESGTVVGVDLQRIDDLEEHDVETIRGDMTEERTRHYLREAVGERGADVVLSDMAPNMTGEYALDHARSIHLARQAFDVAEELLAPGGDFVVKAFQGEDLDAFREDVRAEFEYLRTVSPPASRDSSSEVYLVAKGLNTAPVEAGDRLEVTIEELGDEGDGIAYVEGYSLFVPDAAVGETLTVEIDEAKPRFGFAERVDGDDE
- a CDS encoding dihydrofolate reductase; the protein is MQLVSVAALAENRVIGNDGGVPWPALPEDVRQYRERVADSPVVLGRRTFESMRGDLPGRRQIVVSRSLDAIDEPTAVVAGDADAAIDLARVLVGEPPASGAIDGVAGESHAAVDVAGETAPVGTGPADDVTDADPDAPVYVLGGGAIYELFQPRVDRMVLSHVDGAYEGDTRFPAWDETEWRVVDETEYEGFTLREWVRRADAA
- a CDS encoding ornithine cyclodeaminase family protein, with amino-acid sequence MQTLLLNADDVDENARMDRVIDAVRGAFTAYERGNAKMPAKSYIDLPEYNGDFRSMPAYLDVRTEDTAEETGWDAAGIKWVNVHTDNPADHDLPTVMGTMIYSDPETAFPLAILDGTTLTMKRTGAAAAVATDHLAVPDATSLGIVGAGVQSYTQLEAISEVRDIEEVVVSDLDEERVARFVDAFDDRFDVRGGSISEAGHCDVLSTVTPVEDPVVGLDDVGDHTHVNAMGADAAGKHELADELLLDATVVIDDREQCTHSGEINVPYAAGTLTDDDIYGEIGEIVVGTRPGRAGIDAGGNAPGTGADGVTGVTVFDSTGLAIQDVAAARVVYEQADEVDNGYPFDLLGLAE
- the ubaA gene encoding SAMP-activating enzyme E1, whose product is MSLSLDADQLDRYSRHVIMDEVGPEGQRRLLDGSALVIGAGGLGAPVIQYLAAAGVGTLGIVDDDVVERSNLQRQVVHGDADVGEPKVESAARCVDRLNPDVDVATHEIRLDEGNVHDLLAGHDVVVDCADNFRTRYVVNDAARIEGLPVVHGAIYKFEGQATTLVPDGPCYRCLFPEAPEPGTVPDCAATGVLGVLPGTVGCIQATEAIKLLLDAGETLDGRLLFYDAMDLTFETVPYRRNPDCPVCGDDGIETIDGIDYSGGCRVDAD